The window CTGGAGCGTCGTGTGCTCGGAGGTGTCGACCGCCGCGAGCGCGCCGACCCGTGACACCAGCTCCGCCGGGCCGCCGGGCGAGAGGTAGGCGTCCAGCGAGGACAGCCCTCCGGTCTCGTACGCCGCGGTCACGAAGTTGTGGACCCGCACCTCGCCGCTGTTGACCTGCTGGGTGGCACCGGCCAGGACGACGTGCGCGGTGTGGACCGCGTGCTGCGCGGCGTGCAGCTTCACCCGGGCTTCGTCGTAGGCCTCGAACGCCACTTCGGCGGAGGTGTTCAGCCGGTTGAGGGCCAGCTTGGCGCGCTCCACCGCTGCCGCGGCGGCGCGCACCTGACGCTCCCGGCTCGCGACCTCACGCCGGCTCTTGGCGATCTGGCCCGCACTCGGGCCGCCGTGGCCGTGCGCGGCAAGCGCAGGCACCGGCGCGGCCGCAAGCGTCGTCAGGGACGCCAGCGCTGCGACGACCGCCCCGACGCGGAGCCGCCGGAAGGCTGACACGGAAGTGATCTTAGTGCCAGATGTGGCTGGTGTGCAGTTCATCGCTGCGCCCGCAGCACGGCGTCGAGCGCGCGCTCGATGTCGTCGACCAGATCGTCGGCGTCCTCGAGGCCGATGCTGAACCGGACCGCCGCCGGTGCGATGCCGGCCGCCTCGAGCGCGGCGTCGTCGAACTGGCGGTGGGTCGTCGACGCGACGTGGCTGACCACGGTGTGCACCCCGCCCAGGCTGGTCGCGACCGTGCCGACCCGAAGCCCGTCCGCGAGCTCGTAGCCGGCCGCGCGGCCGCCCCGTGGGCTGATCGTGAGAATCGCACCGTACCGCGGTCCGCCGGGACCGGTCTCGAACAGCTTGCCCGCCAGCGCGTGCTGCGGGTGACCGGTCAGGCCCGGGTACTCGATCCGTTCCACTGCCGGATGCCCCACCAGCGCCTCGGCCACCGCGAGCGCGGTTGCGCAGTGTCGCTCGACCCGGAGGGGCAGAGTCGCCAGGCCGCGATGCAAGAGGAACGCCTCGTCGGGGGCGAGCGAGCCCCCGAGGTCGATCCGCGCCGCCCGAACCTGCGTCACCAGGCCGATGTCGCCGACCACGACGCCGCCGGTCACGTCGGAGTGCCCGCCGAGGTACTTCGTCGCCGAGTGGACGACCAGGTCGGCACCCCAGGCGAGCGGGCGGCAGACCGGCGGCGGCGCGAAGGTGCTGTCGACGCAGAAGGGAACACCGGCCTCGTGGCAGATCGCGGCAACGGCCGGCAGGTCGGTGACCGCCGTCGTCGGGTTCGCGATCGTCTCTGCCCAGACCAGCGAGGTGCTCTCGCGCACGGCTGCGCGGACCGCATCCAGGTCGGTCATGTCGACCATCGTCGCCTCGACGCCGAAGCGGCCGAGGACGTGCTGGATCAACCCGTAGGTCCCGCCGTACACCGCGGCCGGCGCAACGACGTGGCCGCCGGCCCGAGCGAGCGCGAGAAACACCGTGGAGATCGCCGCCATGCCCGAGGCGAACGGCTGGGCACCGACCGCGCGATCGAGCCCGTGCGCCTCGAGCGCCGCGACGCCGAGCGCGAACGCGTCCGCCGTCGGGTTGTCGATCCGGCTGTAGCTGTAGCCGGGCTTGCGGTCGTTCAGCACGGCGGCGTAGTCCTGCGTCCGCTCGAACTCGAACGCCGACGTGCGGTACGTCGGCAGGCCGAGCGTGCGCACGGAGCTGAAGTCGGGACGAGGGGCGTGCACGGCGCGGGTGTTCTCGGACCGTGCGGTCGTGGCGCCGGGCTCGATGATCGGCAGGTTGGACGGGCGTTCGTTCGACGTGGGGAACTCGTCAGACATCGGCGTCCTGCTCGTGCTTGGGGTCACTGGCCAACAACGATGCCATCATCTCGGGAACAGTCATGCCGTCGTCAACCACCTTGACGACGTGCTCGGTGATCGGCGCGTTGACGTCGTGCTTCTGCGCAAGGTCGAGGATCGACCGGCACGACTTCACGCCCTCGGCGGTCTGCTTCGTCTTGGACAGGATCTGGTCAACGGTGAGACCGCGGCCGAGGTCCTCGCCAAAGGTCCGGTTACGGGACAGCGGCGAGGAGCAGGTGGCGACCAGGTCCCCCATGCCGGCCAGGCCGGCGAAGGTGAGCGGCTCGGCACCCAGAGCGACCCCGATCCTGGAGATCTCGGCCAGCCCGCGCGTGATGACCGAGGCGCGGGCGTTGTCGCCGTACCCGAGGCCGGCCGCCATGCCGACGGCGAGCGCGATCACGTTCTTCACGGCGCCGCCGAACTCGCATCCGATGACGTCGTGGTTGCGGTACGGCCGGAAGTAACCGGAGTGGCACGCGACCTGGACCTGGCGCGCCACCTCCAGGTCGGTGCAGGCGACGACGGAGGCGGCCGGTTCGCGCAGGGCGATCTCGCGGGCCAGGTTGGGGCCGGTGACGGCGGCCACCCGGTTGCTCGGCAGGTCGAGGATCTCGCCGATGACCTCCGTCATCCGCTTGTCGGTGCCGAGCTCAACCCCCTTCATCAGGCTGACCATGACCGCGTCGCGGGGAACGATCGTGGCCAGCTCGTTGAGGTTGTCGCGAAGCGTCTGCGACGGCATCGCGAACACGACGAGATCGGCACCCTGCAGCGCGCGCTCCGGATCGGAGGTGGCGCGCAGCCGCGACGGCAGCGAGATCCGAGGCAGGTAGTCCGGGTTCTCGTGCAGCTCGTCGATCGCGGCGGCGAGCTCGCTGCGGCGGGCGAGCAGCACCGTTTCGGTGCCGGCGTCGACGAGCACCTGAGCGAATGCTGTCCCCCAAGAGCCCGCGCCGACGACGGCCGCGCGGGTCACGCGGCAAGCCGCGGGTCGTAGGTGACCGCCGGCGGCTGACCGCCGCGCAGCTCGACCAGCAGGTCCGTGATGCTCGCCATCACCAGCTCCGTGACCTCTCGCAGCACGTCAGCGGTGACCGGACGGTCGCGGTACGCCGAGAGATCCACCGGCTCACCGGCGAGGATCGACACCTTCTTGGGCGGGAACGGCTTCGGGAACTTCTGCTTGTAACGCCACAGCCGTTGCGGCCCCCACTGCGCGACGGGGATGACCGGTGCGCCGGTCGACAGCGCAAGCCGCGCGACACCGGTGCGTGCCCGCATCGGCCAGCAGTCCGGATCGCGGGTCGCGCTGCCCTCCGGGTAGATCAGCACGCAGTCCCCGGCATCGACGGCATCGACCGCCGCGGCCAGCGCGCTGGACGCGTCCGCGGTTC is drawn from Mycobacteriales bacterium and contains these coding sequences:
- a CDS encoding aminotransferase class I/II-fold pyridoxal phosphate-dependent enzyme, which produces MSDEFPTSNERPSNLPIIEPGATTARSENTRAVHAPRPDFSSVRTLGLPTYRTSAFEFERTQDYAAVLNDRKPGYSYSRIDNPTADAFALGVAALEAHGLDRAVGAQPFASGMAAISTVFLALARAGGHVVAPAAVYGGTYGLIQHVLGRFGVEATMVDMTDLDAVRAAVRESTSLVWAETIANPTTAVTDLPAVAAICHEAGVPFCVDSTFAPPPVCRPLAWGADLVVHSATKYLGGHSDVTGGVVVGDIGLVTQVRAARIDLGGSLAPDEAFLLHRGLATLPLRVERHCATALAVAEALVGHPAVERIEYPGLTGHPQHALAGKLFETGPGGPRYGAILTISPRGGRAAGYELADGLRVGTVATSLGGVHTVVSHVASTTHRQFDDAALEAAGIAPAAVRFSIGLEDADDLVDDIERALDAVLRAQR
- a CDS encoding NAD(P)H-dependent glycerol-3-phosphate dehydrogenase, which encodes MTRAAVVGAGSWGTAFAQVLVDAGTETVLLARRSELAAAIDELHENPDYLPRISLPSRLRATSDPERALQGADLVVFAMPSQTLRDNLNELATIVPRDAVMVSLMKGVELGTDKRMTEVIGEILDLPSNRVAAVTGPNLAREIALREPAASVVACTDLEVARQVQVACHSGYFRPYRNHDVIGCEFGGAVKNVIALAVGMAAGLGYGDNARASVITRGLAEISRIGVALGAEPLTFAGLAGMGDLVATCSSPLSRNRTFGEDLGRGLTVDQILSKTKQTAEGVKSCRSILDLAQKHDVNAPITEHVVKVVDDGMTVPEMMASLLASDPKHEQDADV
- a CDS encoding lysophospholipid acyltransferase family protein, whose translation is MKYGRLGFWYRLVVVVCSPVMRLTTRRDWRSMDRVPRTGGCIIAANHISYVDPLALGLYVLNAGRTPKFLAKSSLFEIPLFKHVVKGANQIPVYRGTADASSALAAAVDAVDAGDCVLIYPEGSATRDPDCWPMRARTGVARLALSTGAPVIPVAQWGPQRLWRYKQKFPKPFPPKKVSILAGEPVDLSAYRDRPVTADVLREVTELVMASITDLLVELRGGQPPAVTYDPRLAA